The Quercus robur chromosome 7, dhQueRobu3.1, whole genome shotgun sequence genome has a segment encoding these proteins:
- the LOC126690850 gene encoding wound-induced protein 1-like: MAPPNSNDIESPIILLESIPDAKAKPEVQNKAIVEALYKALANGQIETVTKLLACDLEWWFHGPPKRHHMMRVLTGESTYKEFTFEPKSITVIGDDSVIVEGWEGAHYWVHLWTLKDGLITKFREYFNTWLTVQELRPWEVRQKSATLWQSQPRDLYERSLPALMIAM, encoded by the coding sequence ATGGCACCCCCCAATTCCAACGATATTGAATCTCCAATAATATTGTTGGAGTCCATTCCAGATGCAAAGGCAAAGCCGGAAGTGCAAAACAAGGCAATTGTGGAAGCACTTTACAAGGCATTGGCAAATGGTCAAATTGAGACTGTGACTAAGCTCCTAGCTTGTGACCTCGAATGGTGGTTCCATGGACCTCCAAAACGCCACCACATGATGCGTGTGCTCACTGGGGAATCAACCTACAAAGAGTTCACTTTTGAGCCTAAGAGTATCACTGTTATTGGTGATGATAGTGTGATTGTTGAGGGATGGGAAGGAGCACATTATTGGGTTCACTTGTGGACTTTAAAAGATGGTctaattacaaaatttagagAGTATTTTAACACATGGCTCACAGTGCAGGAACTGAGGCCATGGGAAGTTAGGCAAAAGAGTGCCACACTGTGGCAGAGCCAGCCTCGGGACCTTTATGAACGGTCTTTGCCAGCCCTTATGATTGCTATGTAG
- the LOC126692493 gene encoding uncharacterized protein LOC126692493 — protein sequence MIPTSNGGDLMEVQEDLASSSTPYAYTANENGALQISTSRKGLLSDENPRRGNKGRLSITPSKLSLLKIKSSSNLASPSAKVQHIAEENDETPRSVPSSSSQGFQKRFSGILAKKINWESLMTIGKEWIKNPLNMVLFLWISCVAVSGAILFLVMTNMLNGALPQKSQRDTWFEVNNQILNALFTLMCLYQHPKRFHHLVLLCRWKPKDISALRKIYSKNGTYKPNERAHMMVVVVLLHVNCFAQYALCSLNLGYKRSNRPAVGVGIFLSVAIAAAAIAGLYSILSPLGKEYDSEVDEEAQVQPLTNGTSWSSQLTKKSLEKRFSFASRTEQRIIEHAPKWSGGLFDIWDDISISYLSLFCCFCVFGWNMERLGFGNMYVHIATFLLFCMAPFWIFNLAAVNIDDETMRECLALTGVVLCVFGLLYGGFWRIQMRKRFNLPANNFFCGKPAVADCTLWLFCCWCSLAQEVRTADFYDIVEDKFCRKQKDENGQPALSPLPREGGAVQSRYSSTSLHSNNPRLSKLRTENSPGPSRLSNYHNSPNGKLLLVEEFSEEGLENFMKPPDLSSMQRDEIPLRHSVDAQVP from the coding sequence ATGATTCCAACTAGTAATGGGGGAGACTTAATGGAAGTTCAAGAAGACTTGGCCTCAAGTTCGACCCCGTATGCTTATACGGCCAATGAAAATGGTGCTCTTCAAATTTCAACATCCCGAAAGGGACTGCTAAGTGATGAAAATCCTAGAAGAGGGAATAAGGGCAGGTTATCAATTACTCCCAGTAAACTAAGCTTACTGAAAATCAAGTCAAGTAGTAATTTAGCTTCCCCATCAGCTAAAGTTCAGCATATTGCAGAGGAAAATGATGAAACCCCACGATCTGTACCTTCTTCCAGTAGTCAAGGTTTCCAAAAACGTTTCAGTGGGATTCTAGCTAAGAAAATTAATTGGGAGTCCCTGATGACAATCGGTAAAGAATGGATCAAGAACCCTTTAAACATGGTTCTTTTTTTATGGATAAGCTGTGTTGCTGTTTCAGGAGCGATCCTATTTCTCGTTATGACAAATATGTTAAATGGTGCCCTGCCACAGAAGTCACAGAGAGACACCTGGTTTGAGGTCAATAATCAAATTCTCAATGCTCTTTTTACTCTCATGTGTCTGTATCAACACCCAAAGCGGTTCCACCACCTTGTGCTTCTGTGCAGATGGAAGCCTAAGGACATCTCTGCACTCAGAAAAATATACAGCAAGAATGGCACTTACAAGCCAAATGAACGGGCCCATATGATGGTGGTAGTTGTGTTACTCCATGTTAATTGCTTTGCTCAGTATGCCTTATGCAGCCTTAACTTGGGATACAAAAGATCCAATCGACCTGCTGTGGGTGTCGGTATCTTTCTGTCTGTTGCAATTGCTGCCGCAGCAATAGCAGGTTTGTATTCCATTTTAAGCCCCCTTGGAAAGGAGTATGACTCTGAAGTTGATGAAGAAGCGCAGGTTCAACCTCTTACTAATGGCACTAGTTGGTCCAGCCAACTAACAAAGAAGTCGTTAGAAAAAAGATTTTCATTTGCATCGAGAACTGAGCAGAGGATTATTGAGCATGCACCCAAATGGAGTGGGGGCCTATTTGATATTTGGGATGATATTTCTATatcttatctctctcttttctgttgtttttgtgtttttgggtgGAATATGGAAAGACTTGGGTTTGGGAATATGTATGTTCATATTGCAACTTTTCTCCTCTTTTGCATGGCTCCATTTTGGATCTTCAATTTGGCTGCTGTCAATATTGATGATGAGACCATGAGGGAATGTCTTGCATTGACTGGTGTCGTGCTTTGTGTGTTCGGTTTACTCTATGGTGGATTCTGGAGGATCCAAATGAGGAAGAGATTCAACTTACCTGCAAATAACTTTTTTTGTGGAAAACCTGCAGTTGCAGATTGCACACTGTGGCTTTTCTGTTGTTGGTGCTCCCTTGCTCAGGAGGTTCGTACAGCTGATTTCTATGATATTGTGGAAGATAAATTTTGCAGAAAACAGAAGGACGAGAATGGCCAGCCGGCACTTTCCCCTTTACCACGTGAAGGTGGAGCAGTTCAATCCAGATACAGTTCAACTTCTTTACATTCAAACAACCCTAGGTTGTCTAAGCTCAGGACTGAAAACTCCCCAGGTCCAAGCAGACTTTCAAACTATCATAATAGTCCCAATGGAAAGCTCCTCCTGGTCGAGGAGTTTTCTGAAGAAGGTCTAGAGAATTTTATGAAGCCACCTGATCTATCATCAATGCAGAGAGATGAAATTCCATTGAGGCATTCAGTAGACGCTCAAGTGCCATAG